Proteins co-encoded in one Tistrella bauzanensis genomic window:
- the def gene encoding peptide deformylase, which translates to MAILPILTAPDPRLTKTATPVARVDDDVRRLMDDMLETMYAAEGIGLAAPQVGVLTRVIVIDVCWGREGKEPTPIFMANPEIIWVSDEDKTYEEGCLSVPTHYADVARPAAVRVRFLDRDGNTQEIEDDGLLAVCMQHEIDHLDGILFLDHISSLKRNMILRKLVKARRTAADKPIAAAAY; encoded by the coding sequence ATGGCCATCCTGCCCATCCTGACAGCACCCGATCCGCGCCTGACCAAGACGGCGACCCCGGTCGCGCGCGTCGACGACGACGTGCGCCGGCTGATGGACGACATGCTAGAGACGATGTATGCCGCCGAAGGCATCGGGCTTGCCGCCCCCCAGGTCGGTGTGCTGACCCGGGTCATCGTCATCGATGTCTGCTGGGGGCGCGAGGGCAAGGAGCCCACGCCGATCTTCATGGCCAATCCGGAAATCATCTGGGTGTCCGACGAGGACAAGACCTATGAGGAAGGCTGCCTGTCGGTGCCGACCCATTATGCCGACGTCGCCAGGCCTGCCGCCGTGCGGGTCCGCTTCCTCGACCGCGACGGCAACACCCAGGAGATCGAGGATGACGGTCTGCTGGCGGTCTGCATGCAGCACGAGATCGACCATCTCGACGGCATCCTGTTCCTCGATCACATCTCGTCGCTGAAGCGCAACATGATCCTGCGCAAGCTGGTGAAGGCCCGCCGCACCGCCGCCGACAAGCCGATTGCCGCGGCCGCATACTGA
- the fmt gene encoding methionyl-tRNA formyltransferase has translation MTTDRPASDARRARVVFMGTPDFAVPSLDALVAAGHDVVCVYTQPARPAGRGQKLQPTPVAARADALGIPVRTPVKLRDPADQAAFAALGADVAVVAAYGLILPRAVLDAPVRGCVNVHASLLPRWRGAAPIHRALLAGDTETGVTIMAMDAGLDTGAMLASCRVPIGPQTTAQQLHDQLAADGAALLAQTLPAVLDGTAVAVPQPDDGITYARKLEKAEGRIDWTADAAAIDRLVRAFTPWPGASFTLGDETIRLVEARPAAQPAPAGTPPGTLLDDGRSVACGDGRVLTLIRAQRAGRRPMTIDDLARGFPDLAPGRRLG, from the coding sequence ATGACCACCGACCGCCCCGCCTCCGATGCCCGACGGGCGCGTGTCGTGTTCATGGGCACGCCCGATTTCGCGGTGCCCTCGCTCGATGCGCTGGTCGCCGCCGGCCATGATGTGGTCTGCGTCTATACCCAGCCTGCCCGGCCCGCGGGTCGTGGCCAGAAGCTGCAACCCACCCCGGTTGCCGCCCGGGCTGACGCGCTGGGCATTCCGGTCCGCACCCCGGTGAAACTGCGCGATCCGGCCGATCAGGCTGCGTTTGCGGCCCTCGGCGCCGATGTCGCGGTGGTGGCTGCCTATGGTCTGATCCTGCCGCGGGCAGTGCTGGACGCGCCGGTGCGGGGCTGCGTCAACGTTCATGCCTCGCTGTTGCCGCGCTGGCGGGGTGCGGCCCCCATCCATCGGGCACTGCTGGCCGGCGACACGGAAACCGGCGTCACGATCATGGCGATGGACGCGGGGCTGGATACCGGCGCGATGCTGGCCAGTTGCCGGGTACCGATCGGCCCGCAGACCACCGCCCAGCAGCTTCACGACCAGTTGGCCGCCGATGGCGCGGCGTTGCTGGCCCAGACACTGCCGGCGGTGCTGGACGGCACCGCCGTGGCGGTGCCCCAGCCGGACGACGGCATCACCTATGCCCGCAAGTTGGAAAAGGCCGAGGGCCGGATCGACTGGACCGCCGATGCCGCCGCGATCGACCGGCTGGTGCGCGCCTTCACCCCCTGGCCCGGCGCCAGCTTCACCCTGGGTGACGAAACGATCCGGCTGGTGGAAGCCCGCCCTGCCGCACAGCCCGCCCCGGCCGGCACGCCGCCGGGCACGCTTCTGGATGACGGCCGCTCGGTCGCCTGCGGCGATGGCCGGGTGCTGACCCTGATCCGCGCCCAGCGCGCCGGCCGCCGTCCGATGACCATCGACGATCTGGCCCGGGGCTTCCCCGATCTGGCGCCCGGCCGGCGGCTGGGCTGA
- the truA gene encoding tRNA pseudouridine(38-40) synthase TruA: MPRWKLTIEYDGSGFVGWQRQDNGRSVQQVVEEAIARYVGEPCVIKAAGRTDAGVHATAQVAHVDLPRADSPFTTRSAINHFLKPDAVAIIEAEPVPDCFDARFTAIGRGYVYRIVNRPAHPALDRDRVWHLPWPLDVEAMNRGAERLLGHHDFTSFRSTDCQAKSPMRTLDALWVERAGEIVTVTTRSRSFLHNQVRIMVGTLAMVGRERWTPDDVSAALAARRRAAAGPTAPPQGLCLDLVTYPPPAEWQAMADARDARQVALAAIAGPATAPSRSTAPAAADQRPPE; the protein is encoded by the coding sequence ATGCCGCGCTGGAAGCTCACCATCGAATATGACGGCAGCGGCTTCGTCGGCTGGCAGCGCCAGGACAATGGCCGCTCGGTTCAGCAGGTGGTGGAGGAAGCCATCGCCCGCTATGTCGGCGAGCCTTGCGTGATCAAGGCCGCCGGGCGCACCGATGCCGGGGTCCATGCCACCGCCCAGGTGGCGCATGTCGACCTGCCGCGCGCCGACAGCCCGTTCACCACCCGCTCGGCGATCAACCATTTCCTGAAGCCCGACGCGGTTGCGATCATCGAGGCCGAGCCGGTGCCCGATTGTTTCGATGCCCGCTTCACCGCCATCGGCCGTGGCTATGTCTATCGGATCGTCAATCGCCCGGCTCATCCGGCGCTGGATCGCGACCGGGTCTGGCACCTGCCCTGGCCGCTGGATGTGGAGGCCATGAACCGGGGCGCCGAGCGGCTGCTGGGCCATCATGACTTCACCAGCTTCCGATCCACAGATTGTCAGGCGAAATCGCCGATGCGCACTTTGGATGCGCTGTGGGTGGAACGGGCGGGCGAGATCGTCACCGTCACCACCCGCTCACGGTCGTTCCTGCACAATCAGGTGCGGATCATGGTCGGCACCCTCGCCATGGTCGGTCGGGAGCGCTGGACGCCGGATGATGTCTCGGCCGCCCTTGCCGCCCGCAGGCGCGCCGCCGCCGGCCCCACCGCCCCACCCCAGGGGCTGTGCCTGGACCTCGTAACCTATCCGCCGCCGGCCGAGTGGCAGGCCATGGCGGACGCCCGCGATGCGAGGCAGGTGGCCCTGGCGGCTATCGCCGGGCCTGCAACCGCACCCAGCCGATCAACGGCACCAGCAGCAGCAGACCAAAGACCGCCAGAATGA